Proteins encoded in a region of the Streptococcus sanguinis genome:
- a CDS encoding ABC transporter ATP-binding protein has product MTHENVIEMREITKIFGEFVANDKINLELRKGEIHALLGENGAGKSTLMNMLAGLLEPTSGEIVVNGKSVKLDSPSKAASLGIGMVHQHFMLVEAFTVAENIILGSEITKNGVLDLKGATKEIKELSQKYGLAVDPSAKVEDISVGAQQRVEILKTLYRGADILIFDEPTAVLTPAEIDELMKIMKNLVKEGKSIILITHKLDEIRAVSDRVTVIRRGKSIETVEIAGATNQDLAEMMVGRAVSFKTAKEPANPQETVLSIKDLVVEENRGVPAVKGLSLDVRAGEIVGIAGIDGNGQTELIQAITGLRKTSSGEITIKNQSIIGKQPRQITEMKVSHVPEDRHRDGLVLAMSISENIALQTYYKEPLSKNGILNYGKIYSYARKLMDEFDVRAASEYVPASALSGGNQQKAIIAREMDRDPDLLIVSQPTRGLDVGAIEYIHKRLIEARTQGKAVLVVSFELDEILNVSDRIAVIHDGKIQGIVNPEETNKQELGILMAGGRIQKGESNV; this is encoded by the coding sequence ATGACACATGAAAATGTCATTGAAATGCGAGAAATCACCAAAATTTTTGGTGAATTTGTAGCCAATGATAAAATCAATTTGGAACTCAGAAAAGGTGAAATTCACGCTCTTTTGGGAGAAAATGGTGCCGGCAAGTCAACCTTAATGAATATGCTGGCTGGCCTGCTTGAGCCGACCAGCGGTGAGATTGTAGTGAATGGGAAGTCAGTTAAGCTGGACTCTCCATCAAAGGCGGCCTCACTTGGTATCGGGATGGTGCACCAGCATTTTATGCTTGTTGAAGCATTTACTGTTGCTGAAAATATCATCCTTGGAAGTGAAATCACAAAAAATGGTGTGTTGGACTTGAAAGGTGCTACTAAAGAAATCAAGGAACTTTCTCAGAAATACGGCTTGGCAGTTGATCCATCTGCTAAGGTTGAAGATATTTCTGTCGGTGCCCAGCAGCGGGTTGAAATCCTCAAGACTCTTTATCGTGGGGCAGACATTCTCATTTTTGACGAGCCAACAGCCGTTCTGACGCCAGCTGAGATTGATGAATTGATGAAAATCATGAAGAACCTCGTCAAAGAAGGAAAATCTATCATTCTCATCACTCACAAGTTGGATGAGATTCGGGCAGTTTCTGATCGCGTAACGGTTATTCGTCGCGGAAAATCCATTGAAACAGTTGAAATCGCTGGTGCTACTAACCAAGATTTGGCTGAAATGATGGTTGGACGTGCTGTTTCCTTCAAGACAGCGAAAGAGCCTGCTAATCCTCAAGAAACTGTTTTGTCAATCAAGGATCTTGTTGTTGAAGAAAACCGTGGTGTTCCAGCTGTTAAGGGACTTTCTCTTGATGTTCGTGCTGGTGAGATTGTAGGTATTGCTGGTATTGACGGCAATGGCCAGACCGAGCTGATTCAGGCTATTACTGGACTTAGAAAAACAAGCTCTGGTGAGATTACAATTAAGAACCAGTCTATTATTGGCAAGCAGCCGCGGCAGATTACTGAAATGAAAGTCAGCCACGTTCCTGAAGATCGCCACCGTGACGGTTTGGTTTTGGCAATGTCTATTTCTGAAAATATTGCTCTGCAGACTTATTATAAAGAACCGCTCAGTAAAAACGGAATCTTGAACTATGGTAAAATTTATTCTTACGCTCGTAAGTTGATGGATGAGTTTGATGTTCGGGCGGCCAGCGAATATGTACCTGCTTCAGCACTTTCAGGAGGAAACCAGCAGAAAGCGATTATTGCTAGAGAAATGGATCGTGATCCAGACCTTCTGATTGTCAGTCAGCCAACTCGCGGACTTGATGTTGGGGCGATTGAATACATCCATAAACGCTTGATTGAAGCACGGACCCAAGGTAAGGCTGTCCTCGTTGTCAGCTTTGAGCTAGATGAAATCCTCAATGTTTCAGATAGAATCGCAGTTATTCACGATGGTAAGATTCAGGGGATTGTAAATCCTGAGGAAACCAATAAGCAAGAGCTTGGTATTCTCATGGCCGGCGGTAGGATCCAGAAGGGAGAATCAAATGTCTAA
- a CDS encoding BMP family lipoprotein has translation MNKKQWLGLGLVTVAAIGLAACGNRASRSDSSDAKTDLKAAIVTDTGGVDDKSFNQSAWEGLQAWGKENGLSKDNGYTYYQSNDESQYANNLNQAATDGYKLVFGIGFALRDAVESAAKDNTEINYVIIDDVIEGQKNVASAVFADNEAAYLAGVAAAKTTKTKQVGFVGGIEGAVITRFEKGFEAGVKSVDPSIKIQVDYAGSFGDAAKGKTIAAAQYAAGADVVYQVAGGTGAGVFNEAKSINETRNEDEKVWVLGVDRDQTEEGKYKSKDGKESNFVLASSLKQVGKTVQDIANQTAKGKFPGGKTTTFGLKDGGVDLTTTNLSEDTKKAVEEAKAKILDGSITVPDK, from the coding sequence ATGAACAAAAAACAATGGCTAGGTCTTGGTCTAGTAACTGTCGCAGCAATCGGACTTGCTGCATGTGGAAACCGTGCTTCTCGCTCAGATTCTTCAGATGCGAAAACTGACTTGAAAGCTGCTATCGTAACAGATACTGGCGGTGTTGATGATAAATCATTTAACCAGTCAGCTTGGGAAGGTTTGCAAGCTTGGGGTAAAGAAAACGGTCTTTCAAAAGACAATGGTTACACTTACTACCAATCTAATGATGAGTCTCAGTACGCAAACAACCTGAATCAAGCTGCTACAGATGGTTACAAGCTAGTATTTGGTATCGGATTTGCCCTTCGTGATGCGGTTGAATCTGCTGCCAAAGATAACACAGAAATCAATTATGTTATTATCGATGATGTTATCGAAGGACAAAAGAATGTTGCTTCAGCTGTCTTTGCTGATAATGAAGCTGCTTACCTTGCTGGTGTTGCTGCTGCAAAAACTACTAAGACAAAACAAGTTGGTTTCGTAGGTGGTATAGAAGGAGCAGTTATCACACGTTTTGAAAAAGGTTTCGAAGCTGGTGTGAAATCAGTTGATCCATCTATCAAGATTCAAGTAGACTATGCTGGCTCATTCGGCGATGCTGCTAAAGGTAAGACAATTGCTGCTGCCCAATATGCTGCAGGTGCTGATGTGGTTTACCAAGTCGCTGGTGGAACTGGTGCCGGAGTATTTAACGAAGCTAAGTCAATCAACGAAACAAGAAATGAAGATGAAAAAGTTTGGGTACTTGGTGTTGACCGTGACCAAACTGAAGAAGGTAAATACAAGTCTAAGGATGGTAAAGAGTCTAATTTTGTTTTGGCATCAAGCTTGAAACAAGTTGGTAAGACTGTCCAAGACATCGCTAACCAAACTGCTAAAGGTAAATTCCCAGGCGGTAAAACTACAACCTTCGGTCTGAAAGACGGTGGAGTTGACTTGACAACTACAAACCTGTCAGAAGATACTAAAAAGGCTGTTGAAGAAGCGAAAGCAAAAATCCTTGACGGCAGCATCACTGTTCCTGACAAATAA
- a CDS encoding cytidine deaminase, which yields MATTELIDLAVQASKNAYVPYSHFPIGAVLVAKDGRIFTGVNVENASFGLTNCGERTAIFKAVSEGVLDFEELIVYGETEKPISPCGACRQVMAEFFAEDLKVTLVAKDKSTVVMTVKELLPYSFTDLT from the coding sequence GTGGCGACTACTGAGTTGATTGACTTGGCTGTCCAAGCTAGTAAAAATGCTTATGTTCCCTATTCTCATTTCCCTATCGGAGCAGTTTTGGTCGCTAAAGACGGACGGATATTTACTGGCGTTAATGTTGAAAATGCCAGTTTTGGCTTGACCAACTGTGGAGAGCGGACAGCTATATTTAAGGCAGTTTCAGAAGGAGTTTTAGACTTCGAGGAGCTGATTGTCTATGGTGAGACGGAAAAACCCATATCACCCTGTGGTGCCTGCCGCCAAGTAATGGCAGAATTTTTTGCTGAGGATCTAAAAGTGACCTTGGTCGCTAAAGATAAATCGACGGTCGTGATGACGGTCAAGGAATTACTTCCATATTCTTTTACAGATTTAACATAA
- the deoC gene encoding deoxyribose-phosphate aldolase, translating to MKLNKYIDHTLLKPEASKEQVLKLIEEAKVYDFASICVNPTWIEFAAEQLKDSDVKVCVPIGFPLGANTSDVKAFETKDAIQKGAGEVDMVINVGALKSKDYDLVERDIRAVVEAANGTLVKVILETCLLTDDEKVKACQLAQKAGADFVKTSTGFSTGGATVEDVALMRKTVGPDMGVKASGGARSYEDALAFIEAGATRIGTSAGVAIMKGEEASGDY from the coding sequence ATGAAATTAAACAAATACATAGACCATACGCTTTTAAAACCAGAAGCGTCAAAAGAGCAGGTTCTGAAGTTAATTGAAGAAGCAAAAGTTTATGATTTTGCCAGTATCTGTGTCAATCCAACCTGGATAGAGTTTGCTGCAGAGCAGCTGAAAGACTCAGACGTCAAGGTTTGTGTACCAATTGGTTTCCCTTTAGGCGCCAACACTTCCGATGTAAAGGCCTTTGAAACGAAGGACGCCATCCAAAAGGGTGCTGGTGAAGTGGATATGGTCATCAATGTCGGTGCTCTGAAATCTAAAGATTATGATTTGGTAGAGCGAGACATTCGTGCGGTTGTAGAAGCTGCTAACGGTACCTTAGTCAAGGTGATTCTGGAAACTTGCCTGCTGACAGATGATGAAAAGGTTAAGGCTTGTCAACTGGCTCAGAAAGCTGGAGCTGATTTTGTTAAGACATCTACAGGATTTTCAACTGGCGGTGCGACAGTCGAAGATGTCGCCCTCATGAGAAAAACAGTTGGTCCAGACATGGGGGTCAAGGCTTCTGGTGGTGCTCGTTCTTACGAAGATGCTCTGGCCTTTATTGAAGCTGGTGCGACTCGGATTGGAACTTCGGCCGGTGTGGCTATTATGAAGGGAGAAGAAGCTAGTGGCGACTACTGA
- a CDS encoding pyrimidine-nucleoside phosphorylase encodes MRAVDIIQKKRDGLELTSQEIQWLIEGYVDGTVPDYQMAAFAMAVYFKGMTTREISDLTMTMVGTGEQFDLSEIAGIKVDKHSTGGVGDKVTLVLVPLVASFGVPVAKMSGRGLGHTGGTIDKLESIKGFQVERSQEDFIKQVQEIGLSVIGQSDQLVLADKLLYALRDVTATVDTIPLIASSVMSKKIAAGADSILLDVTVGEGAFMKNIDDARVLARTMVDLGKAVGRKTVAVLTDMSQPLGTSIGNRLEILEALDILQGKGREDITTFICELAQIMLGLADVEKTVEEVREQLTNGAALKQFEAMVAAQGGDLEDLYRPSSAAHVLEVRVEQAGYITELPAMEFGLFAMRLGAGRAVKSDDLDYETGIVFEKKVGDKIEIGEVFAKIYSNEKISQELVTEFQKNVKIGNESVAVNEIIEVIS; translated from the coding sequence ATGCGTGCAGTTGATATTATCCAAAAGAAGAGAGACGGTTTGGAGCTAACCAGTCAGGAAATTCAGTGGCTGATTGAGGGTTATGTGGACGGGACGGTGCCGGACTATCAGATGGCAGCCTTTGCAATGGCTGTCTATTTTAAGGGCATGACAACTCGGGAAATTTCAGACTTAACCATGACCATGGTTGGGACTGGTGAGCAGTTTGACCTGTCAGAAATCGCAGGTATAAAAGTAGACAAACATTCCACCGGAGGTGTTGGTGATAAAGTGACTCTGGTCTTGGTTCCTTTGGTGGCTAGCTTTGGTGTGCCCGTTGCTAAAATGAGCGGCCGCGGGCTGGGCCATACTGGAGGAACCATTGATAAATTGGAATCCATTAAAGGATTTCAGGTAGAGCGCAGTCAGGAAGACTTTATCAAGCAGGTGCAGGAAATCGGCTTGTCTGTAATCGGGCAGTCAGATCAGTTGGTGTTGGCGGATAAGCTACTCTATGCCTTGCGAGATGTAACCGCAACTGTTGATACGATTCCGCTGATAGCCAGCTCTGTCATGAGTAAGAAAATTGCTGCTGGTGCCGATAGCATCCTTCTGGATGTGACGGTTGGTGAAGGCGCCTTTATGAAAAATATTGATGATGCTCGTGTGTTAGCGCGCACCATGGTGGATTTGGGCAAGGCTGTCGGCAGAAAAACAGTAGCTGTTCTGACTGATATGAGTCAGCCTCTGGGAACTAGCATCGGTAATCGTCTGGAAATTTTGGAAGCCTTGGATATCTTGCAAGGCAAGGGCCGTGAAGATATCACAACTTTTATTTGTGAGTTGGCTCAGATTATGCTCGGACTGGCAGATGTTGAGAAAACGGTGGAAGAAGTGAGAGAACAGCTGACCAATGGTGCTGCCTTGAAGCAATTTGAAGCTATGGTTGCAGCCCAGGGTGGTGACTTGGAAGACCTCTATCGTCCATCCAGTGCAGCTCATGTTTTAGAAGTAAGGGTTGAACAGGCAGGTTATATCACTGAACTGCCTGCCATGGAATTTGGCCTCTTTGCCATGAGACTGGGAGCAGGACGGGCAGTTAAATCTGACGACTTGGATTATGAAACAGGAATTGTTTTTGAAAAGAAAGTCGGAGACAAGATCGAAATTGGAGAAGTTTTCGCAAAAATTTATTCAAATGAAAAAATTTCTCAAGAACTAGTTACAGAATTTCAAAAAAATGTTAAAATAGGTAATGAAAGCGTTGCAGTGAACGAGATTATCGAGGTAATTTCTTAA
- a CDS encoding class I SAM-dependent methyltransferase, with product MTKMYFAENPDAKHDIHELNVELLGQRLTFLTDAGVFSKKMIDYGSRVLLSVLDFEAGERVLDVGCGYGPLGLTLAKAQGVTATMVDINQRALDLAQKNAERNQVSAHIFQSNVYEKVTGIFDHIISNPPIRAGKQVVHDVIRGSYEHLTEGGDLTLVIQKKQGAPSAKSKMEDVFGNCEIVKKDKGYYILRSEKQDACS from the coding sequence ATGACTAAAATGTATTTTGCAGAAAATCCTGATGCCAAACATGATATTCATGAATTAAATGTGGAACTGTTAGGACAGAGGCTGACTTTTTTGACAGATGCTGGTGTCTTCAGTAAAAAGATGATTGATTATGGCAGTCGGGTTCTTTTGTCTGTCTTGGACTTTGAAGCTGGAGAACGGGTCTTGGATGTTGGCTGCGGCTATGGGCCTCTAGGTTTGACCTTAGCCAAAGCGCAGGGAGTAACTGCGACCATGGTGGATATCAACCAGCGGGCCTTGGACTTAGCTCAGAAGAATGCTGAGAGGAATCAGGTATCTGCTCATATCTTCCAGTCAAATGTCTATGAAAAGGTTACTGGAATTTTCGACCATATTATCAGTAATCCGCCTATTCGTGCTGGTAAGCAAGTCGTGCACGACGTCATCAGAGGAAGCTATGAGCATTTGACAGAAGGCGGAGATTTGACCCTTGTGATTCAGAAGAAGCAGGGAGCACCCAGCGCCAAGTCAAAGATGGAAGATGTTTTTGGAAACTGTGAGATTGTCAAGAAGGACAAAGGCTACTATATACTAAGGAGTGAAAAACAAGATGCGTGCAGTTGA
- the coaA gene encoding type I pantothenate kinase gives MTNEFLHFEKISRHTWQNLHRKTTPPLTQAELNSIKSFNDKISLQDVTDIYLPLTNLIQIYKRSKEDLAFSKGIFLQKESRKQPFIIGVSGSVAVGKSTTSRLLQILLSRTFSNATVELVTTDGFLFPNKTLEDHGILNRKGFPESYNMELLLSFLDSIKNGQDCQIPVYSHETYDIVPQEMQEVKAADFVIVEGINVFQNPQNERLYMTDFFDFSIYVDAEVENIENWYLDRFKKMLTLAENDPKNYYHRFTTQAEEEVVAFAHNVWKSINLVNLLDYIEPTRNRAEIILHKAENHEIDEIYLKK, from the coding sequence ATGACTAACGAATTTCTTCACTTTGAAAAAATCAGCCGCCATACTTGGCAAAACCTGCACCGTAAAACAACTCCGCCTCTGACTCAGGCGGAACTTAACTCCATCAAGAGTTTCAATGACAAGATTAGCCTGCAGGATGTGACGGACATTTATTTACCCTTGACTAACCTCATTCAAATCTATAAACGTTCCAAGGAAGACTTGGCTTTTTCCAAGGGAATTTTTCTACAAAAGGAAAGCCGGAAACAGCCCTTTATCATCGGAGTTTCTGGCAGTGTGGCCGTTGGGAAATCCACCACCAGCCGGTTGCTGCAGATTTTACTTTCTCGGACTTTTTCAAATGCAACAGTCGAGCTAGTTACCACAGATGGTTTTTTATTTCCGAATAAAACCTTGGAAGATCATGGCATTTTAAACCGCAAGGGTTTTCCAGAAAGCTATAATATGGAGCTGCTTCTTTCCTTTCTAGATAGCATAAAAAACGGTCAGGATTGCCAAATTCCAGTCTACTCGCATGAAACTTATGATATCGTCCCTCAGGAAATGCAAGAGGTAAAGGCTGCTGACTTTGTTATTGTCGAAGGCATCAATGTTTTCCAGAATCCTCAGAACGAGCGCCTATATATGACAGACTTTTTTGACTTTTCTATCTATGTTGATGCTGAAGTCGAAAATATTGAAAATTGGTATCTAGATCGCTTTAAAAAAATGCTGACGCTGGCTGAAAACGATCCCAAAAACTACTACCACCGCTTCACCACTCAAGCAGAAGAGGAAGTGGTAGCTTTCGCCCATAATGTCTGGAAAAGCATTAACCTTGTCAACCTGCTAGACTACATTGAGCCAACCCGCAATCGGGCAGAAATTATCCTGCACAAAGCCGAAAATCATGAAATTGATGAAATTTACTTAAAAAAATAA
- the rpsT gene encoding 30S ribosomal protein S20 → MANIKSAIKRAELNVKHNEKNSAQKSAMRTAIKAFEANPSEELFRAASSAIDKAETKGLIHKNKASRDKARLSAKLAK, encoded by the coding sequence TTGGCAAACATTAAATCAGCTATCAAACGCGCTGAATTGAACGTGAAACATAACGAAAAAAACTCAGCTCAAAAGTCAGCTATGCGTACTGCAATCAAAGCATTTGAAGCAAACCCATCTGAAGAACTTTTCCGTGCTGCTAGCTCAGCTATCGATAAAGCAGAAACAAAAGGTTTGATCCACAAAAACAAAGCAAGCCGCGATAAAGCACGCCTTTCAGCTAAACTTGCTAAATAA
- a CDS encoding DNA topology modulation protein, with translation MKIAIIGYSGSGKSTLAAQLSHHYSIPKLHMDRLQFQPGWKDSDRDWMSEQMDNFLSKNTDWAIDGNYSWCFYERRMAEADQIIFLNFSRWNCLYRTFKRYLKYRNRTRESMAPGCPEKFDWEFISWVLWKGRRHTALARYNRIRQTFPQKFYELRNQKELNSFLQNLKTSEP, from the coding sequence ATGAAAATAGCAATTATTGGTTATTCCGGTTCTGGCAAATCTACTTTAGCAGCACAACTGTCCCACCACTACTCCATTCCCAAACTTCATATGGATAGATTGCAGTTCCAACCTGGCTGGAAGGATAGTGACCGTGATTGGATGAGTGAACAGATGGATAATTTTTTATCAAAAAATACCGACTGGGCCATTGATGGCAACTACTCTTGGTGTTTTTATGAACGGCGGATGGCAGAAGCCGACCAAATTATCTTTCTGAACTTCTCTCGCTGGAACTGCCTCTATCGAACTTTTAAACGCTATCTAAAATACCGCAATCGGACCAGAGAAAGCATGGCTCCAGGCTGTCCAGAGAAGTTTGACTGGGAATTTATCAGCTGGGTTCTCTGGAAAGGCCGACGTCATACAGCACTGGCAAGATATAATAGAATACGACAAACCTTTCCTCAGAAATTCTACGAATTAAGGAACCAAAAAGAACTGAACAGCTTCTTACAGAACCTAAAAACAAGCGAGCCCTAA
- a CDS encoding TetR/AcrR family transcriptional regulator, translated as MSEKKISEKSLANLKKYNQESNQITRESLEISLMQLLEKKELKKITISELVERAGVSRAAFYRNYSSKEQILEEIFKNTVQGITDKLEEFNFKTEMYQIWLFLFKEAKKEARVISLAIDYNFEKLLTQAVFDFLEKRNRNAKKTTNSYMNSFWSSAVVSVLSKWIKDGMKVPAEKIASLGLPLFPQKKKIK; from the coding sequence ATGTCGGAAAAGAAAATATCGGAAAAATCACTCGCAAATTTAAAGAAATACAATCAGGAATCCAATCAAATCACGAGAGAGTCTCTGGAAATTTCTCTCATGCAGCTGCTGGAGAAGAAAGAACTCAAAAAGATCACGATTTCAGAACTGGTTGAGCGAGCAGGGGTTTCCCGCGCTGCCTTTTACCGTAATTATAGCTCTAAAGAGCAGATTCTAGAAGAGATTTTTAAAAACACTGTTCAAGGTATTACGGATAAATTGGAAGAGTTTAACTTCAAAACGGAGATGTATCAAATTTGGCTCTTCCTTTTTAAGGAAGCGAAGAAAGAGGCTCGGGTTATAAGCCTAGCTATTGACTATAATTTTGAAAAGTTGCTGACTCAGGCTGTGTTTGACTTTTTGGAAAAGCGCAATCGCAATGCTAAGAAAACGACTAACTCTTACATGAATTCCTTCTGGAGTTCGGCAGTTGTTTCCGTTCTTTCCAAGTGGATTAAGGATGGCATGAAGGTTCCAGCTGAAAAAATAGCTTCTTTAGGCCTGCCTCTTTTCCCACAGAAAAAGAAAATCAAATAA
- a CDS encoding DegV family protein: MTWKIIADSGCDFREMANLAKDTQFESVPLTIQVENEIFVDDKQLDIDLMMEKMYASSAASKSACPSPDDYLKSFEGADKIFVVTITGTLSGSNNSAQVAKKIFLEEHPDAQIHVIDSLSAGGEVDLLVTKLNELIQQDLSFDEVVQVISRYQEKTKLLFVLAKVDNLVKNGRLSKLLGTVVGLLNIRMVGEASQTGTLELLQKARGPKKALASAIEELLKAGYKGGRLIIAHRNNEKFCQQFSQLVQEKYPQAQIEMVPTSGLCSFYAEEGGILMGYEI; this comes from the coding sequence ATGACTTGGAAAATTATAGCTGACTCTGGCTGTGACTTTCGTGAAATGGCAAACTTGGCCAAGGACACCCAGTTTGAAAGTGTTCCCTTGACCATTCAAGTGGAAAATGAGATTTTTGTAGATGACAAGCAGCTTGATATCGATCTTATGATGGAGAAAATGTATGCTTCTTCTGCTGCTTCTAAGTCTGCCTGCCCTAGTCCAGATGACTATCTCAAAAGCTTTGAGGGAGCCGACAAGATCTTTGTGGTGACTATCACTGGAACTCTATCTGGCAGCAATAATAGTGCACAGGTTGCTAAAAAAATCTTTTTGGAAGAACATCCTGACGCACAGATTCATGTCATTGATAGTCTTTCTGCTGGCGGCGAGGTGGACTTACTTGTGACTAAACTCAATGAACTCATTCAGCAAGATCTCAGCTTTGATGAAGTCGTTCAAGTCATTAGTCGCTATCAAGAGAAAACCAAGCTTCTCTTCGTTCTGGCAAAGGTAGATAACTTGGTCAAAAACGGCCGGCTTAGCAAACTTCTGGGAACCGTTGTCGGCTTGCTAAATATCCGCATGGTCGGTGAAGCTAGCCAGACTGGCACGCTAGAGCTTCTGCAAAAGGCACGCGGTCCGAAAAAGGCTCTTGCTTCTGCAATCGAAGAGCTACTTAAAGCTGGTTACAAGGGTGGCCGACTCATCATCGCTCACCGCAATAACGAGAAGTTCTGCCAGCAATTTAGCCAACTGGTACAAGAAAAGTATCCACAAGCTCAAATCGAAATGGTGCCGACTTCAGGACTCTGCAGCTTCTACGCTGAGGAAGGCGGAATCTTAATGGGCTACGAAATTTAA
- a CDS encoding XRE family transcriptional regulator yields MARGRGAASPQDKEASLLISKKLKELLKETGKKQVELSRETGIPASTLTGYIKGTSLPIAANLEKIARFFEVEVEEIDPRYRLIADIPQQFPELNRIYQQLDQDRQEKGLKLLEASLSEQETKASLKDDYFPYLVYENYYLSQHKPEQADLVWLDREIDYDIALWVRTDSLEPKYPRDSVALIKQTHFELAGAIYAIDYDGQTIIKRVFNDPTGIRLISLNKKYSDKFIPHEEEPKLIGRVMATFMPLDIEKIKKNK; encoded by the coding sequence ATGGCCAGAGGAAGAGGCGCCGCAAGCCCCCAAGACAAGGAAGCAAGTCTTCTCATTTCTAAAAAGCTCAAAGAACTTCTCAAGGAAACAGGTAAAAAACAAGTCGAACTATCTCGTGAAACAGGCATTCCTGCTAGTACACTAACTGGCTATATCAAAGGGACATCTCTGCCTATCGCAGCCAATTTAGAAAAGATTGCAAGATTTTTTGAGGTAGAGGTTGAAGAAATCGATCCTCGTTACCGACTAATCGCTGACATCCCTCAGCAATTTCCCGAATTAAATCGTATTTATCAACAACTTGACCAAGACAGACAGGAGAAAGGATTAAAGCTACTGGAAGCTAGCCTGAGTGAGCAAGAAACAAAAGCCAGCTTAAAGGACGACTACTTCCCCTACTTGGTCTATGAGAATTACTATCTCTCTCAGCATAAGCCTGAACAAGCAGATTTGGTCTGGCTGGACAGAGAAATTGACTACGATATTGCCCTTTGGGTACGAACTGACTCGTTAGAGCCCAAGTATCCGAGAGATTCCGTAGCTCTAATCAAGCAGACTCATTTCGAGCTTGCCGGCGCTATCTATGCTATCGATTATGACGGCCAAACCATTATTAAAAGGGTTTTCAATGATCCAACAGGAATTCGCTTAATTTCCCTTAATAAAAAATACAGCGATAAGTTTATCCCGCATGAGGAAGAGCCTAAACTCATCGGCCGAGTCATGGCGACTTTCATGCCACTGGATATAGAAAAAATAAAGAAAAACAAATAA
- a CDS encoding ABC transporter ATP-binding protein, whose translation MIEFKDVTKVYEGTVALNQLNLTLQSGEIVGLIGHNGAGKSTTIKSLVSVINPSSGQIFVDGKELSANRLEVKKKIGYVADSPDLFLRLTANEFWELVATSYDMTNAEVEERLGNLLHIFDFGSHRYEVIDSFSHGMRQKVFVIAALLSDPDIWVLDEPLTGLDPQAAFDLKQMMRQHADKGNTVLFSTHVLEVAEQLCDKVAILKKGKLIFYGTIEELKGQHPEQSLETIYLGLAGRREEVSPDAH comes from the coding sequence ATGATTGAATTTAAAGATGTCACTAAAGTTTATGAAGGAACGGTAGCTCTCAATCAGCTGAATCTGACCTTGCAAAGCGGAGAAATCGTCGGTCTGATTGGTCACAATGGCGCCGGAAAATCTACTACTATTAAATCATTGGTCAGCGTCATCAATCCTAGTAGTGGACAGATTTTTGTAGATGGGAAAGAATTATCAGCTAATCGCTTGGAAGTCAAGAAAAAAATCGGCTATGTAGCTGACTCACCAGATCTATTTTTGCGCCTAACTGCCAATGAGTTCTGGGAACTTGTAGCGACTTCTTACGATATGACAAATGCAGAAGTAGAAGAGCGGTTGGGAAATCTGCTACATATTTTTGACTTTGGTTCCCATCGGTATGAAGTTATTGATTCATTCTCACATGGTATGAGGCAAAAAGTCTTCGTCATAGCGGCGCTTTTATCTGATCCAGATATTTGGGTGCTGGATGAGCCGCTGACTGGTCTTGATCCGCAGGCAGCTTTTGACCTCAAGCAGATGATGCGCCAGCATGCAGATAAAGGAAATACGGTTCTCTTTTCAACCCACGTCTTGGAAGTGGCAGAGCAGCTCTGTGATAAGGTGGCTATTCTCAAAAAAGGGAAATTGATTTTCTACGGAACGATTGAAGAACTAAAAGGCCAACATCCAGAACAGTCTCTTGAAACCATTTATCTTGGTCTGGCAGGCCGTAGAGAAGAGGTGAGTCCTGATGCGCATTAA